In the genome of Helicovermis profundi, the window TTAGAAAAGAAGCAAGAATAGCTGTTAAAATGATTAATCCACCCATTGTAGGTGTACCTGTTTTAACTTGATGGCTTTTAGGTCCTTCTTCCCTTATACTTTGACCAAATTTCATTTTCTTTAGCAGAGGAATTATAAATGGTGCTAAAATAACCGCACTTAGAAATGAAATTATAAACGATAAAAACATATTAATATTAATACTTTCTACAATCATCTTTTTTTACCTCTCCTAGTATATTATGAACTACTTCTCTATCATCAAAATCTATTGTTTTATCATTAAGAATTTGATAAGTCTCATGCCCTTTTCCAGCAATAAGTAAAGTATCGTTTAAGTCCATTTTATCTATCCCTTTTTTTATAGCTAAAAATCTATCAGGTTCTAAAAGAACTTTGCTTTTATTGATATCTGTAATTCCTTCAACTATATCATCAATAATAAGAAGTGGATTTTCACTTCTTGGATTATCACTAGTAACAATTACAAAATCAGCATTCTCAGATGCAATTGTTCCCATAATTGGTCTTTTAAATTTATCTCTATCTCCACCGCAACCAAAAACAACTCCAACTTTTCCTTTTGTAAATTCTTTTGCAATTTCAATAACTTTTTCTAGTGCATCTGGAGTGTGAGCATAATCTACAATAATATTAAAATTTTGTTTATTTTCAACCCTTTCAAGTCTCCCTCTAACAGATTTTATTCTACTTAAAGATTCAGTAATATCATCAGCCTTAAAATCAAGAGCTATCATTGCTCCAACAGCTCCCATAACGTTATAAATATAAATATTCCCAGGGAGATTAATATTAACTCTCTTAGAAAAAATAGGAGTTATTAAATCAAAGGAAGAACCACTTTCATTAAGTTCTATATTTTGAGCCATAATATCAGCTTTTTTATTTATTGATGTAGAAAATGATTTTACGCCGTTTTCTCTTAACTCAAAGTATAGTCTTTCACCGTATTCGTCATCAATATTAATTACATTTCCGTCAGTTGTTAAGTAAAAGAGCTTCTTCTTCTCAGAAAAATAGTCTTCGAAACTATTATGAAAATCCAAATGATCTTC includes:
- a CDS encoding UDP-N-acetylmuramoyl-L-alanyl-D-glutamate--2,6-diaminopimelate ligase, producing MKLIQLLKGVNIIDKKIEITNDITCIENNSKKIIKGGCFVAIKGYKVDGHLYIKNAIERGARLIILDNKKYFDQDFENNGINYVLVDDSREALAILSNNFYGNPTSKLKLIGITGTNGKTSSASILNNMINYLGLKTGLFGTIENKIDDKVYKSSVTTPESHELGRMFSEMVDKKINYAIMEVSSHSLALNRVNALDYNVGIFTNLTEDHLDFHNSFEDYFSEKKKLFYLTTDGNVINIDDEYGERLYFELRENGVKSFSTSINKKADIMAQNIELNESGSSFDLITPIFSKRVNINLPGNIYIYNVMGAVGAMIALDFKADDITESLSRIKSVRGRLERVENKQNFNIIVDYAHTPDALEKVIEIAKEFTKGKVGVVFGCGGDRDKFKRPIMGTIASENADFVIVTSDNPRSENPLLIIDDIVEGITDINKSKVLLEPDRFLAIKKGIDKMDLNDTLLIAGKGHETYQILNDKTIDFDDREVVHNILGEVKKDDCRKY